From a region of the Candidatus Omnitrophota bacterium genome:
- a CDS encoding Gfo/Idh/MocA family oxidoreductase: MLLNPENKLLGRRNFIKAAMALPPLGAVALKASGIGPVKTGIVGTGMEGRILITLADPKYLNIAASCDIRPDNRALGHELIKKPELKQCPNPALYENYEDMLNDSGLEAVIIASPLHLHGPMAIQALKAGKHVFVEKTMAYSEEECAEMIRLAENNNLVLQAGHQRFYNPLYWDAYRMLNEGLLGSVYHIRAMWHRNTDWNYWTHAWKEDSPEQIEQLKRMQPQKYGYPDLQHLVNWRWYGETSHGLWTELCSHQIAIANWFFDSMPTAVYAAGGAYKTQQDQEGLYKELNNEYEIKKKYNDTPAKTFAEYRSSLMAYGQDDRSIADHIYAIFEYPNNRTVTYSSIQSSSVDQYYEQIMGTRGTIVLSNENETYLFWESGWDEQKAEKAAKEEKSTQIEVVKEDASASAFAAHTASQQATGGGGASEMTPYEPYRYELQGFSHSIRSGSPNLCDGRRGAMAAKACFYGEKAMRERKRIEIPSILA; encoded by the coding sequence ATGTTGCTTAATCCAGAAAACAAATTATTGGGAAGGCGGAATTTCATTAAGGCGGCGATGGCGCTGCCGCCTTTAGGAGCGGTGGCCCTGAAAGCCAGCGGCATCGGTCCGGTGAAGACGGGAATCGTAGGGACGGGCATGGAAGGACGCATTCTCATCACCCTGGCCGATCCCAAGTATTTGAACATTGCCGCTTCATGCGACATCCGCCCCGACAACCGCGCTTTGGGTCATGAACTGATTAAAAAACCCGAACTCAAGCAATGCCCCAATCCCGCCCTTTACGAAAATTACGAAGACATGCTGAACGATTCGGGATTGGAAGCCGTCATCATCGCCTCGCCTTTGCATCTGCACGGGCCGATGGCTATTCAGGCATTGAAGGCGGGCAAGCACGTCTTCGTGGAGAAGACGATGGCCTATTCCGAAGAAGAATGCGCCGAGATGATCCGCCTGGCGGAGAATAACAATCTCGTTCTCCAGGCCGGACACCAGCGCTTCTACAATCCGCTCTATTGGGACGCCTATCGCATGTTGAACGAGGGCCTTTTGGGCAGCGTCTATCACATTCGCGCCATGTGGCACCGCAATACGGACTGGAACTACTGGACGCACGCCTGGAAGGAAGATTCGCCGGAACAGATCGAACAATTGAAAAGAATGCAGCCGCAAAAATACGGCTATCCCGACTTGCAGCATCTCGTCAATTGGCGCTGGTATGGCGAAACCTCTCATGGATTGTGGACGGAACTGTGCAGCCACCAGATCGCCATAGCCAACTGGTTCTTCGATTCCATGCCCACGGCGGTCTATGCGGCGGGCGGCGCATATAAAACACAGCAAGATCAGGAAGGCTTGTATAAAGAACTGAACAACGAATACGAGATCAAGAAAAAATACAACGACACTCCCGCCAAGACGTTTGCTGAATACCGCTCCTCGCTTATGGCCTATGGACAAGACGACCGCAGCATCGCCGATCACATTTACGCGATCTTCGAATATCCCAACAATCGGACGGTAACCTACTCCTCCATCCAAAGCAGCAGCGTCGATCAGTATTACGAGCAAATCATGGGAACGCGGGGAACCATCGTTCTCAGCAACGAAAACGAGACCTATCTCTTTTGGGAATCGGGCTGGGACGAACAGAAAGCCGAAAAAGCCGCCAAGGAAGAGAAATCGACCCAAATCGAAGTGGTCAAGGAAGACGCCAGCGCCTCCGCTTTCGCCGCCCATACGGCGTCGCAGCAGGCGACGGGCGGCGGGGGCGCATCCGAGATGACGCCCTACGAACCGTACCGCTACGAATTGCAAGGCTTCTCCCATTCCATCCGCTCGGGATCGCCGAACCTCTGCGACGGAAGACGGGGAGCGATGGCGGCAAAGGCCTGCTTCTACGGAGAAAAAGCCATGCGGGAAAGAAAACGGATCGAGATTCCATCAATACTGGCTTGA
- the hisI gene encoding phosphoribosyl-AMP cyclohydrolase, producing the protein MSAEKIFAPRISVEQVEEGCELAPKFDKDGLIPVVTTDAESGEVLMHAYMNAEALAKTIELGEAVYWSRSRKTLWHKGATSGLTQKVRELRIDDDQDVVWMRVDVVGGASCHVGYRSCFYRRVPVGEEARKIGLNAPIPLTFMETEKVFDPKKVYGDAPNPTKL; encoded by the coding sequence ATGAGCGCCGAGAAAATTTTCGCCCCGCGCATCAGCGTCGAACAAGTCGAGGAAGGATGCGAGCTTGCGCCCAAATTCGACAAGGACGGATTGATTCCCGTCGTAACCACGGATGCGGAAAGCGGCGAAGTGCTGATGCACGCCTATATGAACGCTGAAGCACTGGCCAAGACCATCGAACTTGGCGAAGCGGTCTATTGGAGCCGCAGCCGCAAGACGCTATGGCATAAAGGGGCGACCAGCGGGCTGACGCAAAAAGTGCGAGAATTGCGCATCGACGACGATCAAGACGTGGTTTGGATGCGGGTGGACGTCGTGGGTGGGGCCAGCTGCCACGTGGGATACCGTTCCTGTTTCTACCGCCGCGTTCCCGTAGGGGAAGAAGCGAGAAAGATTGGGCTGAACGCGCCGATTCCATTGACCTTCATGGAAACGGAAAAAGTTTTCGATCCAAAAAAAGTCTACGGCGACGCGCCTAATCCCACAAAACTCTAA
- a CDS encoding helix-turn-helix domain-containing protein, whose amino-acid sequence MKKELFDELLESVKQGGAIMNNAMKPSRAFEFPKSEVKKIREYYGLSQDKFASLIGISVATLRNWEQGRRKPEGPARVLLMVAAKHPEVLLDLSGIRENR is encoded by the coding sequence ATGAAAAAGGAACTGTTTGACGAATTGCTTGAAAGCGTAAAACAAGGTGGGGCCATAATGAATAACGCCATGAAGCCTTCACGCGCTTTTGAATTTCCAAAATCGGAGGTGAAAAAGATACGTGAATATTATGGCCTCTCCCAAGATAAATTCGCTTCTCTTATAGGAATAAGCGTCGCAACGCTGCGAAACTGGGAACAAGGACGGCGAAAGCCGGAAGGGCCAGCTAGAGTTTTATTAATGGTTGCCGCGAAACATCCTGAAGTTTTGCTCGATCTTTCCGGCATTCGAGAGAATAGATGA
- a CDS encoding sugar-binding domain-containing protein, translating into MPLRSFLLFVVTAASLFIYPSAGSQDEIFSLSGEWRFALDPDDRGMSEQWFTPNFRRRIWRAVAVPHTWQVEPGLENYFGIAWYQKRVEPHPAWEGKRMQIEFDAVYRDVQVWINGILVGEHKGSGWTPFSFPLENVWNLNRDNLIAVRVDNRFSKNAIPYERSFDWPADGGIIRNVRLRLSPLDSIESIYADASPDDNLDAALLEARVKVNGFSDVQVRASVYNPGGRQVYAGLFPVTQRDGAREARIVAVLARPQLWHFDDPNLYRFQAELLQDGKAVHSKEAVFGVRKVEMKDGFYWLNGEPMRLMGVEWMPGSDPRYGMAEDPRIMREILTDMKNLNCLLTRFHWQQDDAVFEFCDREGILVQEEIPAWGGKTMEGQLDDLQRSQTWEMIQDHFNSPSIYAWGLCNEIGGQNPKAHDFVRKGAAIARALDPSRLLTWASNSLQTTPEKDASSLVDFVEWNDYWESWYKGTLADVEANLQSIRNVFPQKSLVISEYGLCECNPGNPSGDERRIEILKTHTDAYRRSGAVAGAIFFDYNDYRTHMGDKGQGSFQQRVHGVVDLFGQRKPSWEALRREASPIRSLRVEKPDTLGEKTYTDVEIVTRSLENDLPAYTLRDYLLTWIAYNDLGQPIGTGKRVMTELPPGTQRIETIEWPAFENLARVEVKIFRPTGYSVLDAKWEKDNAGK; encoded by the coding sequence ATGCCTCTTCGTTCTTTTTTATTATTCGTAGTAACCGCCGCTTCCTTGTTCATATACCCTTCGGCGGGATCGCAGGATGAGATTTTTTCGCTTTCGGGGGAATGGCGTTTCGCTCTCGATCCAGACGACCGAGGCATGAGCGAGCAATGGTTCACGCCCAATTTCCGCCGCCGGATCTGGCGCGCCGTGGCAGTCCCGCATACCTGGCAGGTGGAACCGGGATTGGAGAATTATTTCGGAATCGCCTGGTATCAAAAACGAGTTGAGCCTCATCCCGCTTGGGAAGGAAAGCGAATGCAGATCGAGTTCGACGCCGTCTACCGCGACGTCCAGGTTTGGATTAATGGCATTCTCGTTGGAGAACATAAGGGCAGCGGCTGGACGCCGTTTTCTTTCCCGCTGGAGAATGTCTGGAACCTGAACCGCGACAATCTGATTGCCGTGCGCGTCGATAACCGTTTTTCCAAGAACGCCATCCCATACGAACGTTCCTTCGATTGGCCCGCCGATGGCGGCATTATCCGCAATGTCAGACTGCGCCTCTCTCCGCTCGACTCCATCGAATCGATTTACGCCGATGCATCCCCCGATGACAATTTGGACGCCGCTCTGTTGGAAGCGCGGGTGAAGGTGAACGGTTTTTCCGATGTCCAGGTGAGGGCTTCGGTCTACAATCCTGGCGGCAGGCAAGTATACGCGGGACTATTCCCGGTAACGCAGCGGGACGGCGCGCGCGAAGCCCGCATCGTCGCCGTGTTGGCTCGCCCCCAATTATGGCATTTCGATGATCCCAATCTCTACCGCTTTCAAGCCGAATTGTTGCAGGACGGCAAAGCAGTTCATTCTAAAGAAGCCGTTTTCGGCGTGCGTAAAGTTGAGATGAAAGACGGTTTTTATTGGTTGAACGGCGAGCCAATGCGCCTTATGGGCGTGGAGTGGATGCCGGGCAGCGATCCGCGATACGGCATGGCGGAAGACCCGCGCATCATGCGGGAAATTCTCACGGATATGAAAAATCTCAACTGTCTGCTGACTCGCTTCCATTGGCAGCAGGACGACGCCGTCTTCGAATTTTGCGACCGCGAAGGAATACTCGTCCAGGAAGAAATTCCCGCTTGGGGCGGAAAAACGATGGAAGGGCAATTAGACGATCTTCAACGCAGCCAGACGTGGGAAATGATCCAAGATCATTTCAATTCCCCCTCCATTTACGCTTGGGGCTTGTGCAACGAGATCGGCGGCCAGAATCCCAAGGCTCACGATTTCGTGCGCAAGGGCGCAGCGATCGCCCGCGCGTTGGACCCTTCGCGTTTGCTCACGTGGGCGTCTAACTCCCTGCAAACGACGCCGGAAAAAGACGCCAGCTCGTTGGTGGATTTTGTGGAATGGAACGATTACTGGGAAAGCTGGTATAAAGGTACGCTGGCGGACGTGGAAGCCAATCTCCAAAGTATTCGCAACGTCTTCCCGCAAAAATCGCTGGTTATCTCCGAATACGGCCTTTGCGAATGCAATCCCGGCAATCCCTCGGGGGACGAACGCCGCATCGAAATTTTAAAAACGCATACGGACGCCTACCGCCGTTCCGGCGCCGTGGCGGGAGCGATTTTCTTCGACTATAACGATTATCGCACGCATATGGGCGATAAGGGGCAAGGCTCGTTCCAACAGCGAGTGCATGGCGTCGTCGATCTGTTTGGCCAACGCAAGCCGTCGTGGGAAGCGCTGCGCCGAGAAGCCTCGCCTATTCGTTCGCTTCGCGTGGAGAAGCCGGATACGTTGGGAGAAAAAACCTACACTGATGTGGAGATCGTCACGCGCTCGCTCGAAAACGATTTACCCGCCTATACGCTGCGCGATTATCTGTTGACGTGGATCGCGTATAACGATTTGGGACAGCCGATAGGAACGGGAAAAAGAGTTATGACCGAGCTGCCGCCGGGTACGCAGCGCATCGAAACTATCGAATGGCCCGCATTCGAAAACCTCGCCCGCGTTGAAGTGAAAATTTTCCGTCCCACGGGCTATTCCGTGCTGGATGCGAAATGGGAAAAAGATAACGCGGGGAAATGA
- a CDS encoding response regulator transcription factor, with product MTLHITILLADDHAIIREGLRPLLEKEPGLKVVGEAGNGREALQLVHKLKPNVVIMDITMPDMNGIEAARRIAKEAPDAKVIGLSVHSDSQYVAQMIKAGAKGYLPKSCAFQELAAAIRAVMENKTYLSPKVVDSVVQYLQRPDTDDGGAESALTPREREVLQLLTEGKSTKEISSALNVSERTIDAHRQNIMAKLNIHTIAELTKYAINKGLTSLEY from the coding sequence ATGACTTTACATATAACGATCCTATTAGCCGACGACCACGCTATTATCCGCGAAGGGCTGCGTCCCTTGCTGGAAAAGGAGCCGGGATTGAAAGTCGTCGGCGAAGCCGGCAATGGGCGCGAGGCTTTGCAATTGGTTCATAAACTGAAGCCGAACGTCGTGATTATGGATATCACTATGCCGGACATGAACGGCATCGAAGCCGCGCGCCGCATCGCCAAAGAAGCGCCGGACGCCAAAGTCATCGGCCTCTCGGTCCATTCCGACAGCCAATACGTCGCGCAAATGATTAAAGCGGGAGCGAAAGGGTATCTTCCTAAAAGTTGCGCCTTTCAGGAACTGGCCGCCGCCATCCGCGCCGTGATGGAGAATAAAACCTACCTCAGCCCTAAAGTTGTCGATTCCGTAGTGCAATACCTGCAACGCCCGGATACGGACGACGGCGGCGCCGAATCCGCGCTGACGCCGAGAGAGCGCGAAGTGCTGCAACTTCTAACCGAAGGCAAATCCACGAAAGAAATCTCCAGCGCCCTCAACGTCAGCGAACGAACCATCGACGCCCATCGCCAGAATATCATGGCGAAATTGAATATTCACACCATCGCCGAACTGACCAAATACGCCATCAACAAAGGTTTGACATCGCTGGAATACTAG
- a CDS encoding L-threonylcarbamoyladenylate synthase, translating to MALIISLPDVDIDHAAQALREGKILCIPTDTVYGLICSPFIESALHRLADLKNRPRFKPFALFVSDMPRLLRENVTPSERAERLTQRFWPGALTIVMAAEDDCPCAYGGTVGARSPNHPLAQALLTKCGGLLANTSLNRSGEPPARSLHDVGAFLENIDIAIDAGVLPPRPASTVVDCSQSPIKILREGGISAQAVWDCVNL from the coding sequence ATGGCGCTCATCATCTCTCTACCCGACGTAGATATCGACCATGCGGCGCAAGCGCTGCGGGAAGGGAAAATCCTCTGCATCCCCACCGATACCGTCTATGGCTTGATCTGTTCGCCTTTTATAGAGAGCGCTCTTCATCGTTTGGCCGACTTGAAAAACCGTCCTCGTTTTAAGCCTTTCGCTCTCTTCGTCTCCGATATGCCGCGCCTGCTGCGGGAAAATGTCACTCCATCGGAAAGGGCGGAGCGTTTGACGCAACGCTTCTGGCCCGGCGCGCTAACGATTGTCATGGCGGCGGAGGATGACTGCCCCTGCGCTTATGGCGGAACTGTCGGGGCGCGGTCACCCAATCATCCATTAGCGCAGGCGCTGCTGACAAAATGCGGCGGATTGCTGGCCAATACCAGCCTAAATCGCAGCGGAGAGCCGCCAGCGCGATCTCTTCACGATGTTGGGGCGTTTTTGGAAAACATCGATATCGCCATCGATGCCGGCGTACTGCCGCCGCGCCCCGCATCGACGGTTGTCGATTGTTCGCAATCCCCCATAAAAATCTTGCGCGAGGGCGGCATCTCCGCGCAAGCCGTTTGGGATTGCGTAAATTTATGA
- a CDS encoding type II toxin-antitoxin system RelE/ParE family toxin produces MVFTPAAEKQFRKIPFHEQLRLKPHIDALAENPRPSGVKKLKAEVDRYRIHVGDCRIIYRIFDDILLITVVKIAHRREAY; encoded by the coding sequence ATTGTTTTTACTCCAGCCGCCGAAAAACAATTCAGGAAAATACCGTTCCATGAACAACTCCGCCTCAAACCGCATATCGACGCCCTTGCGGAAAATCCACGGCCATCCGGCGTTAAAAAACTGAAAGCCGAAGTAGACCGCTATCGCATTCACGTTGGCGATTGCCGCATCATTTATAGGATATTTGACGATATTCTTCTCATAACCGTGGTTAAAATCGCCCATCGGCGCGAGGCGTATTAA
- a CDS encoding histidine kinase, translated as MKRRAIWGCLCVFCALSAAADYWRQNPPHWRFWQAVDGLGESCSNSVFIGPSGRVWVNHGHIDRMSVLDGYSVENIPSPGVGAHVYVSASGEIWSIYKNGFKKYIYHNQLTDGKWIEYPVEDIQTETTPFFPIADGGIAYLLPDRLMRFDPSTHQSEVLFAVSDSHLDSFNDLLAARNGDLWLAGRNGAAVYQGKEYLFDPALNLQDLNDLQEGGEGIIFGTAYSPAIQKRVLVRWHQGEWKIVYQNPEQDVLRGWGDESRFWVFEPSFQLSLIEGKQTTKVDRNKVLSRILIDLDVEPNGTFWLATSEGLARYASAAWRTPPETMGMDNVVHAIQEDRQGHLWFLFARQLAVLQESTWAFYALPDAIESNELITEALCFLADGRLLLKTTSGLLLFDPQTKSFQPALHPNDFTIVLIASRGGEGVWVVSYGSGKARLETFDGQTFQTVIEQNDYRYLDPDLRHVYQDRQGAIWLAGLNGLVRYRNGEFHRFTAQEGFADTAAYCIHPVGENRLWVGGRDALLEYDGARWTLLRSGLDSVRSMMTESDGSLWAASGTGLHRYNDGSWVDMTYEEGLPNAAAFEIYQDSQDRIWAGTTSGLSLYHPNADPDAPRTIIPSDINAAEIAPNGAIFAFQGVDKWNYTPPDRMLFSYRIDDGAWSPFASETAARIPRLPAGKHRFEVRAMDRNWNIDPHPAVHPFIVLLPWYKEPLFLGIIMAGTIVLTISLYFHFSHYRNLGRLVALRTTALTQANEQLKKDARDLRSAYDRVLQFQKQLQALASELSLVEERERRRLAADLHDSIGQTLSLSMIKLEALRESLAALEQSQQVDAIKELIEQTLQNSRDLTFELCPPILYEVGFEAAIEQLADQIRRQHGIRIDCAIDSQLKSMPEDLQYVLFRAARELLTNIVKHARVNQADLIIRNSAESVRIEAADHGAGFDPASLSLKSEGFGLFSIRERLHQIGGKLTVESRPGQGTRMIIEAPIRPE; from the coding sequence ATGAAACGCCGAGCGATTTGGGGATGCTTATGCGTATTCTGCGCTCTTTCAGCGGCGGCGGATTATTGGCGGCAGAATCCGCCGCATTGGCGTTTTTGGCAGGCTGTCGATGGCTTGGGGGAGTCCTGTTCCAACTCGGTTTTTATTGGTCCCAGCGGGCGGGTTTGGGTCAATCACGGTCATATCGACCGTATGAGCGTACTTGACGGCTATAGCGTAGAGAATATACCCAGCCCCGGCGTCGGCGCGCATGTTTACGTAAGCGCGTCCGGCGAGATTTGGTCGATCTATAAAAATGGATTCAAGAAATATATCTACCATAACCAACTTACGGACGGAAAATGGATTGAATATCCCGTCGAGGATATCCAAACGGAAACGACGCCGTTTTTTCCGATAGCGGATGGCGGCATAGCCTATCTGTTGCCGGATCGCTTAATGCGCTTCGATCCTAGTACTCATCAGTCGGAAGTCTTATTCGCCGTTTCCGATTCCCATCTGGATTCTTTCAACGATCTCTTGGCGGCGCGCAATGGCGATTTATGGCTGGCGGGTCGAAATGGAGCCGCTGTCTATCAAGGCAAGGAATATCTTTTCGATCCGGCGTTGAACTTGCAGGATTTGAATGATCTGCAAGAGGGCGGCGAAGGAATCATTTTTGGAACCGCTTATTCTCCCGCGATTCAAAAACGGGTATTGGTTCGCTGGCATCAAGGCGAATGGAAAATCGTTTATCAAAACCCCGAACAAGACGTACTGCGGGGATGGGGCGATGAAAGTCGATTCTGGGTATTCGAACCCTCCTTTCAATTATCCTTGATCGAAGGAAAACAGACTACTAAGGTCGACCGCAATAAGGTATTGTCGCGCATTCTGATCGATCTGGACGTGGAGCCGAACGGGACGTTTTGGCTGGCTACTAGCGAAGGTTTGGCGCGCTACGCTTCCGCCGCCTGGAGAACGCCGCCGGAAACGATGGGCATGGATAATGTAGTCCATGCCATCCAAGAAGACCGGCAAGGACATCTTTGGTTTTTATTCGCCCGCCAGTTGGCGGTTCTTCAAGAAAGCACGTGGGCTTTTTATGCGCTTCCTGACGCCATCGAATCCAACGAATTGATTACGGAAGCCCTTTGCTTCTTAGCCGATGGACGCCTGCTATTGAAAACCACAAGCGGTTTATTGCTTTTCGATCCCCAAACGAAATCTTTTCAACCTGCGCTCCATCCCAACGATTTTACCATCGTCCTGATCGCCTCGCGCGGAGGCGAGGGCGTATGGGTTGTCTCTTACGGAAGCGGAAAAGCGCGTTTGGAAACCTTCGACGGCCAAACCTTCCAAACCGTAATCGAACAAAACGATTATCGCTATCTCGATCCCGATTTGCGCCACGTCTATCAAGACCGGCAAGGCGCCATCTGGCTGGCGGGATTGAATGGATTGGTTCGTTATCGGAACGGCGAGTTTCACCGTTTTACCGCGCAAGAGGGATTTGCCGATACCGCCGCCTATTGCATCCATCCGGTTGGGGAAAATCGCCTTTGGGTCGGAGGACGCGATGCGCTGCTTGAATACGATGGCGCTCGCTGGACTTTATTGCGGTCGGGATTGGACAGCGTTCGTTCGATGATGACGGAAAGCGACGGGAGCCTTTGGGCGGCGTCGGGAACGGGATTGCATCGCTATAATGACGGTTCTTGGGTCGATATGACCTACGAAGAAGGTCTGCCCAACGCGGCGGCTTTCGAAATCTATCAAGACAGCCAAGATCGCATTTGGGCGGGAACCACTAGCGGCTTGAGCCTCTACCATCCCAACGCCGATCCCGACGCGCCGCGAACGATTATCCCATCGGATATCAACGCAGCTGAAATCGCTCCCAACGGCGCAATATTCGCTTTCCAGGGCGTGGACAAATGGAATTACACCCCGCCTGACCGGATGCTTTTCTCCTACCGCATCGACGATGGCGCCTGGTCGCCGTTCGCTTCCGAAACCGCCGCCCGCATTCCGCGCTTGCCGGCGGGAAAGCATCGCTTCGAAGTCCGGGCCATGGATCGCAATTGGAACATCGATCCCCATCCCGCCGTTCATCCATTTATCGTTTTATTGCCGTGGTATAAAGAGCCGCTGTTCCTGGGCATCATCATGGCGGGAACCATCGTTCTGACGATTTCTCTCTATTTTCATTTTTCCCATTATCGCAATCTGGGGCGGTTGGTGGCGCTGCGGACGACGGCTCTCACCCAAGCCAACGAGCAATTGAAAAAGGACGCTAGAGATTTAAGATCGGCTTACGACCGGGTGCTGCAATTTCAGAAGCAATTGCAGGCGCTGGCTTCAGAATTGTCGCTGGTGGAGGAACGCGAGCGGCGGCGCCTGGCGGCGGATTTGCACGACAGCATCGGGCAAACCTTGTCGCTTTCCATGATTAAACTGGAAGCGTTGCGGGAATCGCTCGCCGCGCTCGAACAATCCCAACAGGTTGACGCCATCAAGGAACTGATCGAGCAGACGCTGCAAAATTCCCGCGACTTGACGTTCGAGTTATGTCCGCCAATTTTATACGAAGTGGGTTTCGAGGCGGCGATCGAACAATTAGCCGACCAAATCCGCCGCCAGCATGGGATACGCATCGATTGCGCCATCGATTCCCAACTCAAATCCATGCCGGAGGATTTGCAATACGTCCTCTTCCGCGCCGCCCGCGAATTGCTGACCAACATCGTCAAACATGCGCGAGTGAACCAGGCCGATCTGATTATCCGCAACAGCGCCGAAAGCGTCCGCATCGAGGCGGCGGATCATGGCGCCGGATTCGATCCCGCTTCCCTCTCCCTGAAATCGGAAGGATTCGGCCTCTTCAGCATCCGCGAGCGCTTGCATCAAATTGGCGGCAAGCTCACAGTGGAAAGCCGCCCAGGCCAAGGAACGCGAATGATAATCGAAGCGCCGATAAGGCCGGAGTGA
- a CDS encoding sugar phosphate isomerase/epimerase family protein, whose product MNPINRRNFIQSASAALAAAGTIIETNRTFSAEEAGFKTKLKKAVGLGMLPGKMPLLDRLKMAVDVGFQGIEAGTINDPKQVEALKEAANSAGIEIHSIMNAIHWDFPFSSPNPDDIDKGMKGMETSLRNAKALGATTVLLVPGVVTPKVRYADAYTRSQTHIRKLLPLAQELGIIIGIENVWNNFLLSPLEFARYVDEFNSPFLKAYFDAGNIVKYGFPQDWIRTLGPRIVKVHIKGYKKLDSGWQWTNVRDGSIDWPEVRSAFEEIGYNGYMTAELGGGDRDYLADLSQRMDLIIAGK is encoded by the coding sequence ATGAATCCAATCAATCGCAGAAATTTCATCCAAAGCGCATCGGCGGCCTTGGCGGCTGCTGGTACTATTATAGAAACGAACAGAACCTTTTCCGCTGAAGAAGCAGGTTTTAAGACGAAATTGAAAAAAGCTGTCGGATTAGGCATGTTGCCAGGTAAGATGCCTTTGCTTGACCGGCTCAAAATGGCGGTGGACGTAGGCTTTCAGGGGATCGAAGCCGGAACGATAAACGATCCCAAGCAAGTGGAAGCGCTGAAAGAAGCGGCGAATAGCGCTGGAATCGAAATTCATTCGATAATGAATGCGATCCATTGGGATTTTCCCTTCTCCAGCCCCAATCCCGACGACATCGATAAAGGCATGAAAGGCATGGAAACGTCGCTGCGAAACGCCAAAGCCTTGGGCGCAACTACGGTTCTGCTCGTTCCCGGCGTCGTTACCCCCAAAGTGCGTTACGCCGACGCCTATACCCGCTCTCAAACCCATATACGAAAACTCCTGCCCTTGGCGCAGGAACTGGGGATCATCATCGGCATCGAAAACGTATGGAACAATTTCCTGCTAAGTCCTCTGGAATTCGCCCGTTACGTCGACGAATTCAATTCGCCCTTCTTGAAAGCCTATTTCGACGCCGGCAATATTGTTAAATATGGATTTCCCCAAGATTGGATTCGAACCTTGGGTCCGCGCATCGTCAAAGTCCATATCAAAGGCTATAAGAAACTCGACAGCGGCTGGCAATGGACCAATGTCCGCGACGGCAGCATCGATTGGCCGGAAGTGCGAAGCGCCTTCGAAGAAATTGGCTATAACGGCTACATGACGGCGGAGCTCGGAGGCGGAGACCGCGATTATTTAGCGGACCTGAGCCAGCGCATGGATTTGATTATCGCGGGGAAGTAA